The DNA segment CGTTTGCCGCAGTTCACCGTTAATCAGCAGCCACGGAATCCGGGTCTGAGCGCTGACCTGGCGCGCCTGCGAAAGCCAGGTTTCATCGGCGTTGCCGCAATCCACTACCAGATCGGGATGCAGGGCCAGCAGTCCTTCCAGAGACAACGTGCTGGCGCGCCCCGCCAGCCTGCCCAGTTTGGGCAACGCCCGAATGGACTCGGGGAAGGGAATCGCCGCCTGGCGCGAGAAATCAAAAGAGGAGAAACCCACCAGCTTTTCCGGCGCGACGGCCAGCAGTAACACATCGGCGGGCGCACCAGCGCTCACCACGCGGCGAATAATATTGCCTTCCGGCGGGCGGCCAATAGCAAACGTCAGCGGTGTCTGCGCAATGCCAGGGAGGTGGCGAAACAGCAGCGCAGAGGCCATCGCCTGAGCGAATCTCCGTCTTGTGAGCAGCATTGTTTTCATCCTGAAATGGTTAAAAAATCGCTATATGTTTACATATATAACGTTAAAAAACTTGTTCAGTATCAAATTCTCACCGATGAAAAGGGGGGCTAACCCTTAAGAGCTATGAGGGGCAGAGCTGAACGCGCGGCATTGCCAGGAAGAAAAATCCGCGACGGCGCGCGGATTTTTGTCAGCATGATGGTCGGGTCACATTACGGCGTGGTTTCAACCTGTTTTTGCGGCGCAGGCTGGGAAGCGCCTGGCGCTGCGGGGCGAGTGGCCGGTACGCTGTCGCACGGTTTCTCTTTTGGACAGATCAGGTCGAGCATTTTTAACGTCACGCCGTTGGTCCAGCCGAAACCATCCTGAAGAGGGTATTCTCCACCGCCGCCGCCGGTTCCCGTACTGCTGACGTCATATTTCTCAACCAGCTTTTGTTCGCGGTCGTAGGTATGCTGAACGTTAGTGAGGAAGCGCCAGGTGACATCCATCGCGACGTTGTCCTGCCCGTAATTCTGCAACCCTTCGGTCGCCACCCACTGTAATGGCGCCCAGCCATTGGGGGCGTCCCATTGCTGCCCGCTTTTCACCGAGGTGGTGGACAGTCCGCCAGGCTGCAACAGGTGCGCCTGGGTCGCGGCAGCCACTTTGCTGGCGCGATCTTTCGCCGCCGCGTTGACATACAGCGGGAACAGCGTGGCCGCCGTCAGTTGGTTACGCACCTTTTTGCTTTTCAGATCGTAGTCGGCATACCAGCCTTCCTGATTGTTCCACAGGTGCGTTTCAATGCCTTTCTGACGGGCGCTGGCGAGCGCTTCATACTGGTTTGCGTTGGCGTCATCGCCTGCCGCTTTGCTGGCGCGCGCCAGCATTTTCTCCAGTTTATACAGCAGGGCGTTGAGATCGACAGGGACGATGCTGGTGGTGCGAATGGTGCTCAGCTGATTCGGGTCGTCCATCCAGCGCGAGCTGAAATCCCAGCCCGATGCGGCGGCAGATCGCAGGTCGCGATAAATCTCGGTTGCCGGGCGGTTCGGGTTGCTCTTCGCGGTGGTGATATCTTCCATCCACGACTCCGGTCGCGGCGTGTCCCGGTCATCCCAGTAGCGGTTCAGGACGGTGCCGTCATCCAGTTTCACCACGCGCTTATTCTGCTCGCCGGGCTGGAGATTCTCCACGCCCTCCATCCAGTAGGCATACTCTTTTTGCAACTGCGGCAGGTATTTTTTCAGGGCGTCGTCGCCCTCATGCTGCGCCAGCAATTCCACCATAAATGCGAAGAAAGGCGGCTGCGAGCGGCTCAGATAGTAGGTACGGTTGCCGTTGGGGATATGCCCCCAGGAATCCAGCTCATAGCCGAAATTCGCCACCATATCGGCGACCTTATCCCAGTGATCGCTTTCGGCAAGTCCCAGCATGGTAAAATAGCTATCCCAATAATAGACTTCCCGGAAACGTCCGCCAGGCACCACATACGGTTCCGGCAGCGGCAATAACGAATCCCATTTTCCGGCGCTCTCCGTTGTGCGGGTCAACACGGGCCACAGGCCGTCAATATGTTCACGCAGCGACTGTCCTTCCGGCGGAACGTATTTTTCCCCTTCTTTGGGCAGCGTAAAGTTCACATCAACAAAGTGACGCAAATCGAAGCCTGACTGGTTTCGTTGCATCCGGTAATCCGCGAGGATCATCAGCGGATCGCTGTTAGGCACGGCATCGGCGAACGTTTTCTGATCGGGGAACAGTTTGACGCTCTGCACGTCATTAAACAGCGGCCCCAGCAGAATATCCGGGGGCTGCGGAGGACTGGCCGGCTGTTCCTCAGCATGCGCCGAGAGCGACGCGAATGTCAGCAGGGTGCTTGCAACGGTCAGTTTTATGGCGAAAGAGAGCGTGCCGGAATGGCGAAGCGCAGGTGTTATCATCAATATTCTCCTTAACGGCGTGCCGCAGTCAGCGGCATGAACCATGACAAAACCTTAGTCCAGGATTGCCATGTGCGCGTGATCGAACCGCTATTTTGGGAACTGGTAAACATTTCCCGTTATCGCCGGTTGAAGCGTGGGAATGCGACAGCGCGCCCTCAGAAGAGGACGCGCGATGGGAGAGCGGTCAGTCAGAAAAGAGAATGCGCTGTGCCGCGAGATCCAGCGTAATCGACTCGCCGGTGCTCAGGGCATATACCGCTTCCCCTTGCTGACAAAGCCAGCCGATCCCCATTTCACGGGCGATGATTGCCGAATGTGATTCATTGCTGCCTGCGCTCAGGCAGATCCCTTTAACCGTCTGTGGGTCGAACTGCAACACGGTGGACGGGAAGATATTTTCCGCCGCCACGATAGTCGGGCGCGTGAATACCGGCAAGCGCGCGTTTATTCCGCTCAGGTGCCTCAGCGTCCGATGGAGAATATCGTCGATATCGATATAGCGGGCCTGCAAATAGGCGTCGTCGAGCTGTCGGTACTGATCGCGGAGATCGTCCAGCACGCTGCGCCACGCCGTTTCCGCCCGACACGGTTTATCACGCATCACTTCACACGCCATCTCGTACAGCTCGGGGTCATCCAGCAGCGTGTGATGCCCGGAAAAAATCGCCGCCAGATCGGCGGAGTATTTATCTTCCGCCAGCGTGGTCAGCGCGTTGAGATCGTCCAGCGTCTGACGAATCGCCGTTTGCAGGCGCTGCTGCTCTTCCGGCAAATTGACGGTCGTCGGATTCGCGACGTCCGGTGCAGCGGGGGAATAGCAGAACACCACGCCGGAGACCCGCGCGGGGAGCTGACGCGCCGTGCTGCTGGCTGGCGTCTCCTCCACGGACTCGCCAAAGTTTTCCGCCGCCAGCTGTTTGAATGCCGCCAGCGCCTCGTCGGCCTGTTCTCCTTTGGCGATCAGGCGCAGAGTATCGTTGCAGCGCACCTGTAATAACGCTATCTGATTCAGGCTGTCCGGCGTCACGCATTTGCCATTTTTCTCCAGTAGCATGTCGGCCCGAAACCCCGACAACGTGGAGACCAGGCGCGATGCCGGACGAACATGCAGCCCGTTTGGATTTTTCACCACAACAGAAATGGAGTGGGCGTCGTTATCCTGAAATGCTGGTTTTGTGGCGACGCCCCCGGTTTGAGTGGGTGACGGTAAACCCAGTTGTTCACGCTTGGCATCCAGCGCGCTCATGGCGTCAT comes from the Citrobacter koseri ATCC BAA-895 genome and includes:
- a CDS encoding alpha,alpha-trehalase — its product is MITPALRHSGTLSFAIKLTVASTLLTFASLSAHAEEQPASPPQPPDILLGPLFNDVQSVKLFPDQKTFADAVPNSDPLMILADYRMQRNQSGFDLRHFVDVNFTLPKEGEKYVPPEGQSLREHIDGLWPVLTRTTESAGKWDSLLPLPEPYVVPGGRFREVYYWDSYFTMLGLAESDHWDKVADMVANFGYELDSWGHIPNGNRTYYLSRSQPPFFAFMVELLAQHEGDDALKKYLPQLQKEYAYWMEGVENLQPGEQNKRVVKLDDGTVLNRYWDDRDTPRPESWMEDITTAKSNPNRPATEIYRDLRSAAASGWDFSSRWMDDPNQLSTIRTTSIVPVDLNALLYKLEKMLARASKAAGDDANANQYEALASARQKGIETHLWNNQEGWYADYDLKSKKVRNQLTAATLFPLYVNAAAKDRASKVAAATQAHLLQPGGLSTTSVKSGQQWDAPNGWAPLQWVATEGLQNYGQDNVAMDVTWRFLTNVQHTYDREQKLVEKYDVSSTGTGGGGGEYPLQDGFGWTNGVTLKMLDLICPKEKPCDSVPATRPAAPGASQPAPQKQVETTP
- the dhaM gene encoding dihydroxyacetone kinase phosphoryl donor subunit DhaM, with the protein product MVNLVIVSHSALLGEGVGQLARQMLIGDGCKLAIAAGIDDPQNPIGTDPLKVMEAIESVADADHILVMMDMGSALLSAETALDLLDPAIAAKVRLCAAPLVEGTLAATVSAAMGAGIDKVINDAMSALDAKREQLGLPSPTQTGGVATKPAFQDNDAHSISVVVKNPNGLHVRPASRLVSTLSGFRADMLLEKNGKCVTPDSLNQIALLQVRCNDTLRLIAKGEQADEALAAFKQLAAENFGESVEETPASSTARQLPARVSGVVFCYSPAAPDVANPTTVNLPEEQQRLQTAIRQTLDDLNALTTLAEDKYSADLAAIFSGHHTLLDDPELYEMACEVMRDKPCRAETAWRSVLDDLRDQYRQLDDAYLQARYIDIDDILHRTLRHLSGINARLPVFTRPTIVAAENIFPSTVLQFDPQTVKGICLSAGSNESHSAIIAREMGIGWLCQQGEAVYALSTGESITLDLAAQRILFSD